ACCTCTTCTTACTTGTAGCCGACTGTCTGGCTAGACTAACCGAAGCTGCTAGGGATAATAATTTGTTGCACGGAATCGGTCCAGGAGAAGACTGTCAAACAACGCTACTTCAATATGCGGACGACACAATCTTTTTTTGCGAGCCACGAAAACACTACATACGAAACCTCCTATTTGTTTGGAAAATCTTTGAGTGGGCCTCCGGTTTACGGATCAATAAGAATAAAACAGAATTATTTTACCTAGGCGCCAACCCAACCAAGCGTGATAGATTAGCTAGCATCTTAGGTTGTCAAGTAGGCAACCTACCTTTCCGTTACGTGGGGCTGCCACTTCACAATAGGCCCTTTCGCAAGGAAGACTGGTCAGTCGTCATCAATCGCATTAGCTCGCGAATCGAATGGTGGAAAGCCAAGCATCGATCGCAAGGGGGTAAATTTATTCTTATCAACTCTGTTCTAACCAACTTACCGCTTTCCTATCTATCAATCTTCAAAGTGTCTCGATGGGTGCTATTCAGAATTGAAGCCCTACGTAGAGCCTTCTTCTAGAAAGGCTACTCCAAAATCACTGGGGGAGCATGCCTCGTCAACTGGAAAATAATTTGTAAAAGTAAGAAGGAAGGTGGACTGGGGTTAAAAGAAGTGGAAGCAATGAGCATCGCTAttttaaccaaatggtggtggtgTCTCTTCACTGAGCCATACCAGCCTTGGTGTAAGCTAATTAGATACTTATACTACAAGAGGAGGAGACCCCTGCATGAGGGTACTGCACTCGTTCCTTACTCGCAGTGGTGGAAATGAGTGATCCAGTGTCGTGATGTGTTTAAATGCGGCATTTCCTACGAAATTGGGGCCGAAAGCAACATCAAGCTCTGGATGGACATCTGGATTGGGGAAACACCACTGAGCACGATGTTCccagaaatattttttctatcagAAACAAGGATTCTCATGTTTCCCAATGCTGGAATTCACGCGGATGGTGATGGCGCTTCATTTGTAGTGGTTACGTGGCTTCTGCCCCCTCTTGAAATAGAAGACAGCTGGGGCTGCTAAAGGACCAATTACTTCATTACAATCTAAGCAGCGGACTTGATTTGCTCAAATGGAGGTGGACCTCACACCAAATGTTCATCGTCAACTCCCTTTATAAATTCATCACTTACGCAAGACGAACTGACCCGACCAATCAACAGCTATGGAAACTAAAGATTCctgttaaaatcaaaatcttcgtCTGGCTGCTACTCCGCAAGAGGTTGCTCACGGCTGACAGATTGACCAAGCGAGGGATCCAAGTGGAACCTTGTTGCGTCTTCCGTGCACTTTTCTTGGAAAATTGCGACCACCTTTTCTGCAATTGCGTTTTCGCCCGATTTCTACTTCTATGACTAACCAAGTTACCCAACAACGCTTCGGGCGAGGACGTCCGAGATCTCTGGAACTTATTATCACGAATCCTAGACGTCACTACAAGAGCTAAAGGTTTAACCAAGCTAGCGGCTACTTGGTGGGTTGTCTGGACCGAACGAAACAGTTTTGTCTTCTCTTCGAATCTTCCCAACATCGTCAGAGCCTCGGACAGAGCTTTAACCCTGTCCAACTCCTGGACCTCGCTCCTATAACCCGTCAACTTGCATTTTTTTTACTCTCCCCTCTTTCACCCTTTgatctttttttcactttttttcttgttttacttctgttttatttatttatttttcttaccaTTTTTTGCCAAGAAAGTCTAAGCTGCTTCCACCTTGTACACTTAGTTTATGTCTCTTATTGAATGAATCAGATAGCGCGCTagcttttttttcaaaacaaaaataaacttGGTGAAATATTGCACCACTGTTCCCATAAAAACCTTAATAAGATTAGCCAGACATTTTTCGAAACAAAAAatggtaagaaaaaaaaatcaaaacgtGAAAGTGGTGGATCAGATGTGACTATCGAATCTGTAAAACTCTGCCTAATTCCTTTGCCTCTCATTTGCTTTTTTActccaccaccgccaccgcgaACACGACGTCGTGACAAATTTGAGGGAGCACCGCACTAAAAGTGGTGAAGGTACGGACGGAGTCCCACCCACGTAAAGTGGAAAACTCTttttaaatgaatatatatattctcgcCCTTATTAATGTTTTTCATCCACGTTACTACTTACTACAATCGAGAGAGAGTGGGGAGTTTGACTTCGACCTCGCCCGATGTGGATGGACACAAACGCTGCCGTGCTCTGCGCACTGCAGTACTGGTTAGGGTAATAATTAAGGTGCTGTCACGTGCAAAAGAACAGAAAGATACAAACTCCGGCGACCTCGCATCAGTAAAAACTAATCCGTGTCGGGCTCAGACGTTGGTAGGCCGAGAGGAGgagtttgactttttttttttctttttttttgcctcgTTGATGTAGCTTTCATTTTGTTTCAATGAATGAAACTGATAGCATGTTAttcttttctcaatttttttttttctattcagaTAAGTAAACGAACAAAGTTTTAGATGGACACAATAAAGACAGGACGACCGAGTTAGtaactaacttttttttttttttaagaaaatcggcattatttaaataaataggtTTATTATCAGGATATTACCTATAGATgaaaattgctttttttttttatttttcctttttcttaatCAATTGGCGTATAATACAACTGGATAATAactatatagatagatagatagatagataccgGGCTTAATTCGAATTAAAAGATTGTTGCAAATTTTTAGAACTATTTAACAAGTGAGAGCAATAGAGACGCAGGCCTGAAGTGCAGCATAatgcctcttcttctttttctttttttcaactttCCCTTTTTTCCCTGTAATTTCGAGCCGAATAATTGACATGAAAAACTTGAATGTTCTAGATCATTTTCACTCTGAACAACGCTTAGTTACAACCTTTCCTTTGGGCCCGCCATAAATAGGTCGTGGAAGATAACGAGATGTTCACCGACACCTAAACCTAACAAGATGTTAATCACTTCTCTGTACAAAAGAACAGACCCGACATACTGTTGAACATGCCAGGACCCAACACTCGAATTGTCAAACCCAAGAGCTCATTGACTTCAGATCTGAAAAACTCGTTTTCAACCCGTTAACAAGCCAGAAAGGATGCCTCTGAATGAGCAGAATCATGCGCACGAACCAGTTGAGAGTCGGAACATAAGAAGTAGATCTTGTCCAAGACGTCTTTCACCTCCAGTTGCATTTCCCTCGGGAATCGCCAGGGCGCTTGGTTTCCTTTTCAGTGCTGAAACAACTAATAAAAGAACTAACGTACAATCCAAATGAAGTCACATGGCACCAACTAAAATAATCATTTAAACAATAGAAACGAAAATATTCACATGGTTTAAAAACTGGAGACAGCCCAGGAAAACAATGGAAACTTACGTCTATACTACTATGAAGCCCGAATCATCTCAGCAAGTAGGCACCCATGCAATTAGTTAACCTCCGGTAACTTCCTGATCGCTATACCGAAGGAAGCAAATGAAATATATAAGAGAGGAAGCATCAACAATGCGAACGaataactacatatatataaatcccAAATCCTTGTTCGTAAGAAGTAAAACCAGACAGAATTGAATAATGACAACAGCTTCTAAAGCAACATTAAGGATAGGTAGAGCACCATTCTGAACAGCTAACCGCTAAGTTTACATGGGAATTGTGGGAACAGCATACACTTAAGAAGAACAGCAGGAGGTTTTCTGATTGACAGGTTGTCCCCGGATTTGCACTGTCGGTGGCCGTGCACTATTTGTGGCCGGTTGGCTAGCCATCCTGTGGGCACCAAAGCACTTTCAGCTATTAACTTTCACGTAACTAAAAAGGTACATTAAAATGAAAGGACTAGGACCTGTTTGGATGTCTGAACAGTTTGTCCCATCAAACTTAAACATTCGAGGGATTTTCTGTTGCAATTGCAACGCAGGAGCATAGGAGATTGATTCTAGCTCATCACAAAGCCCTTACTAATCATAACTTTTTCCCAGAGAAAGCATTCTATAAGAGGTGATTTATCCTATTTCAAGAAATGACTTGATGAAATCCATATATGCCGAGTGGTTATTAAAGCGATCTTTCATGATGTTCCTATCAACCAATCACAGAATCAGCATGCGCCTCTTGAATAAACAATACAGATATGCTGTAACAAGATATGCATCCAAACAAAGCTCAAAGAACCTGTATAACCTCCTTTAGAAAGGCTTCTATGCTCCCAAAATATATACAAGGTTCTGATAGCCAGGCATTTGGCTAACAAGCATGGTAAAGCTTTTGGTGTCATAAGAAACTAAATTGAGGTTTCAAGCGTCAAAACTAGATGCTCCAGTTTATTGCTTCTGTTGCAACGTGAGGCTGTAGAGGAGACTTGAATGGAAAAGCTATTAGTGCTCAATCGAACAGCCTGCCTTAAATAAAAGTTCTGCAGAAGCTCCAGCAAGGCCAAACAGGTCCTAAAAATATACGCTAGGTATGGTCAACATACCTGTTCTTTATTGCAGCAGCCATTGCCATGAAGGCCTGCTCCACATTAGTGGCATCCTTCGCACTAGTCTCCATAAATGGTATACCAATTTCATCAGCAAATGCCTAACCAAAAAGATTTTCAACTTAATAAGCTCCAGAAGAAAAGGGAAAGCAGATAGTAACTGCAATATTTCTTATGCGAGAAATATAACTATCACTGGCAATGACTAATAAatagcattttattattttaaaatgataATCACCTTAGCTGTCTCATAGGACACAACTTTGTTGGCAGTAAGATCACACTTGTTTCCCACAAGAAGCTTGTTGACATTCTCACTTGCATAACGATCAATCTCATTTAACCACTGCTTTACATTGTTGAAACTCTCTTGGTCTGTCACATCATATACAATCTGTAACACGAGAAGCATAAGTTACAGTCCAACGGATGAGTGAGTTGCATGAAAATAATGAGATTGGCAAACGCAAACTTACAATAATACCGTGGGCACCTCGATAATAACTGCTAGTAATTGTCCTGAAACGTTCTTGTCCAGCCGTATCCCACTGAAAccaagaaagagagagtaatAACCAGAAGTATGCCAAAATCACAGGAAATCATTgcaatttttatagaattaaaCATCTTTCTAAGGTTCAAAGGTAACATGCAACCTTTTCTAGGCGACTAACAAGAGCCATTAGCAACTACAGAATGACATGTCCATATAAGACATTGTTCAAAGCTAtgtgtaaagaaaaaaaatggcaaGTATTAAGCAACTATACCATGGGTTCCAGAAAATCACTCGCTCAGAAGCATAAATAGGGAAACTTCCATATGGAAATTAAATATCTTTATATAGAAGAATCCGCTAGAGCTATTTGTAAGACAGCTCTTAGAAGATTTTGTCGCCCAGAGAGCCTCACCAGACAAAAGCCACTTCAGAAATGATCTTTCAACCTTGATACACACATaattaagtaataaaaaaaGGGTTCTCACTATATATCACACTAACAACCATTTTAGGCTTTAAGTACGTTAAAAGAAAACATTTTCAAGGCACTATGTTTTTAACATTTTTCACATTGAGTTGATGAAATATTCCAAAAAAATTCCATCCCATTACGTGGATATATTATAAGGTGATATTCCTAAAATAGATGGACAAAGGAATATTGCTAGAATGaaatggagaagaagaggatcagTTTGTCGTACAATATAGTGCTTTTAAGCAAATACCTTTCAGAGTTTGACAAAGTTTAGCAAATAACTTCTATCGATAACTCAACTTAATATGAACAATGATACAAGATTGAATAAGCGTCTTTACGATAACTCTTACAAGAATGCTCACAAAGAATATTTGTTTACATATTCCAAAGATTAGAAGCCTCTGATGGTTAAAACCCTTCAACATTAATATGCAAAGAGAGGctatacaaatagaaaagaaggaatgtgcaAAGAGAGCAGAGCGGTTAGGGTGGAAGCAAGGATATGAATTGGGTAAAAAAGGTCACATAAAACTTACGACAAGGGAACAATCAGAGCAGACACATTTATGACACTCTGGTAGTCAATATTATTTAAGAATTGACCACTCACAGCTAATGCAATGAACAGACCTCTTAGGTTGCCTTTCCAGCATATACACACTTGCTCTTTATTAAAGTACAATATCCTTAGAAAGGCATGAAACGTGGCTTCACAAATTCTGCAGATGTTTTCAACATGGCAGCCTCAGTTCCTATCTTACTTCTTAGCTACATTTTCAGAAACTAGTCATGAAAATTCACCTCTTCAGTCAAGTAATCAATTATTATCccccaaattttataatatttcattctcaagattataaaagaaaatcacaacaaaaaacttaaaaagtgaTGCTCCACCTTCTATTTTAAGGAATTTACATAAGACAGATGATCAAATAGATGCATTCACAGCTATCAATGAGAAGAGAAGCCATAATTTGATGCAGCACTTCACGATGAAAGTATTGCAAAGATGAAAATCCAAATTAACAAAAAGTTCTTGAGCTACTGGAAACTCACAATTTGAAGCTTAATGGTCTTCCCATCCTGCTCCACCGTACGTATTTTCTGCAGAAAGAAAATAGTATCTCAGTGGTccatacaaaagaaaaaaagaactattttaaaataacattTAATACCAATTGTACTTACAAAATCAACTCCAATGGTGCTGATATAGCTCTCCAAGTATGAGTCATCCTGACAATGAGAAGTCAATGTTAGGAGTCTTAGGACTATATACCTGGCTAGAAAAGGTATTTAACAGTACAACACATACTTTATTCACATTTGTCATGAAAATTTTCCATGCATCACAAAGGGGTTTCCTTCTTACAACAACTTTTCAACTGAAACAAACTCTCCCGCAGTTTTAGAGTACCCTCTCTATATAAGCACCACAGACTAATATAAGATACTTCTATCTCACAGAGAATGAGCATGCTAAAAGTTCAGTTCTCAAACTGGGCAAGACAGTTCAAAGTTGGGAAAGAAAAGATTCTTGCTTCAATTATTACCGCAAATCTTAGGAGGAGACATGACTTGCCGACACCAGAGTCTCCAATAAGCAGAAGCTTGAATAGATAGTCACTGCACAATTAATCAGAAGGTAGTGTTGCTGAGTCATACTAAGTTCAAGGTATAAACCAATTTCTCAGGGGGTGGGGAAAAGGAGTGAGACGGACAGTGACTCAGTTAACAGCTTTATATCTAGATAGAAAATCGACAAACTGCAAAGGAACCTGAGATAACAATCTGAGTTGACACTGGTCAGTaagtttacaattttattttatgtttaaggaaaaaaaggaacaacAATAACAGAATAGTGCTTCTCAACCAACTATTCATAAAAGAAGAATAGGTTATTTGGCATCACTTTAATATTATGGAAAATAAGGCGATTAAAACAATGGAACtttcaagaagaaaaaaaaattacatcaaactTATCCATAATTTGTTAAATCATCGATGCAAACTATATTTGCTAGTTTTAAGGCATTCAATAGCTCCATGCTATCTGCAAGCTTAATAAGAAAAAGTATCATACAGATATCTTACAAGGTTCAAAAAATGTGAATCACTGATATCGTAGCCTCTTATTACACATGCACATGCCGTGACGAGACGACAACTCGAGTAAcaaccaagaaaaaaaacaaaaacaatataACTCCCTGCATAGTCGAAAGGACAAGCGGTATGAGAGAAGCAACAATCCAATGGGACCATTCATTCAGTTTGCTATCAGAAATCCAACATCACAGCTTGTTCAAGGCATTCTGCATTAGGGCATCAAAATGAAACTACTGTGCTAATTTGATATACCATGCAATCATTTGACCAGAAGCAATGCTCTTGGCAATCTCATATAACAGCCATGGATGCTTTGATCCCAAACACTGAAATCCTTCACAAGGTCATGTAGTGAACTATCCATAATCTATCTGATAAGTTTCTAACAACAGCCTGATACAAGGCCCATAAACGCATAAAACATAGAGCCAAATTCTACATCAAGATCCAGTCAAAATCACCAATCGGATCCTTTCCTTCTTAAAAACCCAAAATATATCCGAATTAccccaaatcaattaaaaactATGCGACCCGTTCAGTAAACACCACTCAGATCAGGACGATCGGGCGAGATTTCAGTAAAAACCCTAATCGATCAATCCAAACTCCACAAACTAACAAACAACTAATTCAAACCGAAAATTCTACGAATATAGAACAGGAATCAAAAGAATGAAGATCAAGATGGTGTATTAGGGCCTTACTACTCCGGATTCATGGCGGGAGATCGAGGAAGCCGCTTCGCCGACGTCGGAGCCCGTCGCAACCCCACCAAGAACGAGGTTTCaccggagaagaagaagcagcagcagcagcagaagaagaGAGAATCTGGGTCGAGGAGATTCGAtccgtctctctctcccttctagGGTTTCGAAGTGAAAAGGAATGCGAGTGccaagagggagagggagtacGGCGAGGGAGTGCGAAAGGGTTCCCCCGTGAGTCGCTATAAAAGAGAATACAAATAGTGATGACGTAGGAGGAATGTTACATGTAGCTCCTATAACCAAAATGTACTTCTTGTGTACCCatcatttaataatttaattttttttaaaaaaaaattaatttcaaagcAGATAATAAAACTAGTGCAaatatattagatttttaatagaCAGTGGGGATGTAGTCGATGGGCACCGGCTGATGTGCAACGTCCATCGTGACCATCGAAAacccataaaaataaaataaataaaattatgaactccaaatttttagagagggagagagagaaagaagctaACGGAGAGGAGGGGAGGGCAAGGATGGGGGCGTGCCGGCCTTGCGGAGAGGAGGGGAGGGCAAGAATGGACGCGCACCGGCCTCGCGGCGCCTACCCGCATCCTCCCCAAACTAACTTAGTTTGGGGAGGATGCCCATACAATTTTTGCCCCAACTTCTAAATGTGTATTTTTTTCTGTTGAGtaagataatataatttttaagttatattataaaattttgaaaattttatttttatataatattaatatattaataattaattttatgtgtTATTTTAGAATTTGTATATTTAACTATCGAATGCCTCTCCTTTGATATCATTAATGCATCGCCacaatatataaagataatattataaaaatttacatcaataCTAATATTTTTCTGTTATTCCTGCACTTTACTGCTTGGCATGATAGTGTCtcttgtttaataaaattttcggtgaaataaatactattgcatttttttattattactattctcttcaaaatatttatatatgctaATCGGAAACCGGAGACACAAACTTTATACTTAAGCAAGCTCAGAGCCTCCAACCTCTTCGTCGGCACCCAGGCGAGCACCTAACCAGTACTAGAAGTTAACTTTGTCCCGTGGGCTGAGCCAGGTTGAACCAGACCCGGTTCGATCGGAACCCGTCCGGAACCAGGATCACGAGCCCAGCGTCGGTCACGCCCCAAATTCATCATTTAGccgtcaatatatatatatatatatatatattaatcttcATGGCTAAATCCTGTATATACTCACCTCTTTAATTTGGAAAGGAATGAGgcctatttttttctttttttttttttcttcgtttgATTATTGTGTTATAGAAATAATTTCAATCATACATTTGCATGATATGCGACTTCTTTTAAACAATATTGAATAGTTTTGTTGAacaattaccttttttttcattataattttattttttaaagttgtttgtttataatatagattatatttatcattttttacactaaactgatattttattttttataaatttttattttaatagtatctATTCGTCGTAATATATGGGTCACTAAACTAGTTTCTCAACGTACCACAATGATCGTGCTGCACGTGTCACTCATTAAGCATGTCTGCGCTATACGTCGACAAGTACCATGTTTGTTTGCATGCGAGTATGCATGCAACGCCACATGCAGACACATGTGGTTCTGCGTACGTCGACACCTTCGAACGTTGCACTCTATTTATACCTTAATAACACTACCCACTCTTGGATCCGGTCCACTAGCAATCCACCGGGATCGGGCTCAGGCCCGGCTCGGAGTTCGACCCGCGGGTTTTGAACAGGATGgcatgacgacgacgacgacgacgacgacggtgaTCGTAATGTAATGGTCGTGGCTCTTGGGTGGTTGTTCATCCACCTGTTGTCTTCGCAAGTTTCTACATCCTTTAAATGCTTTTCGATCTTCTACTTTGAATGCGTATGTGTTATAAACGAGTAGAGATATAGAGATGACGGGAATCGATCGAAGGTTAAAACTGCTGTGTTTGTGTGTTGGCTAATGGCACTTAGCTAACATGGTATTGTATGATCAGCTAAAATACTCTTTTTTATGTAATGTAAGTTTCGtcatattaaataatacaaagtCTTAGCTATAGTTTAAGAAGTTATTTAATGTTGAATTATTCAtgattttttccccttttttggCGCATGGTCAGGTTTGTCATGATCTTGCATGCTTGCTTGGATGTTATTCCACAAAATGAGAATAAGTATTTTGTTTCGGTACGCAGTAGGATTAAAATGTTTTCAGGAGTACGTGTATGAGTGAAACATCTTACTTTCTTTGTAGTTCTATTATAAACATTTTATATTTCacattttttgtatttgagctggagacttttttttttttttaaaaaaattaggtcCTTAGGAAAACCTTAACCATAATGGGCATGATGGGCCGGGTAATGTACGAAACCGAATCCATCTAAATCTGGAAATGCCCCTGCGTGCCTTTGGGCCGAGAGTTTGGATTGTTGAGAAAAAGCAAAGCAAATTTTATCGTGCTGGGCCCTCCGAGGCCTTTTTGGTTGCATGTTGCAGTGCGAGAAGTCAAATTATTTGTAGTGGGAAAAGTCAAAACTTTGagatgatttttttcttttttttttgaaggaaaaaGTAGTAAGGAATCCGCTTAGGCCCTGTTTGATTCGTCGTAAAATCATCCcgaataaaaattttctatggaAAAATAAGAATCCCAGCAATTGTTTGctcgtaaaatttttttcgaaaaacttATTTTACGAATCTGAGATAAAATATTTTCGCTTTCCGATTGAAAcgagcgaaaaataaaaacccacGGCGAAAAATCCGGACGTGGAGGGGCGGGGTCAGCAGGAAGTGGACCCGAGACGccccacctcgtggaccgctaGAGAGAGGTCCACGCTGTGACCTCTCTCTTCATCccatctttttttatatatataatatatattataatatatatatatattaaagatgtaatttattttaatataaatatatttattaaatttttatttataaatataaattataatactaatatatataatatgataataattatatattaataatataaatatataaataaaataataatatttaataatttatttatttatttatttcttctttcAACAAACAATCcgtaatgaaaaattaattttcttttcctacaaatcaaatattaaacaacgtaaaattattttttcatcaaaattttttttttaccgaaaatttttttttcacagttttacgtggaaccaatcACAcccttagttattattattatttttttaaaagagagaGGGGTACGGGCTCTAtctgtttct
This genomic window from Ananas comosus cultivar F153 linkage group 3, ASM154086v1, whole genome shotgun sequence contains:
- the LOC109708161 gene encoding GTP-binding protein YPTM2-like isoform X1, encoding MNPEYDYLFKLLLIGDSGVGKSCLLLRFADDSYLESYISTIGVDFKIRTVEQDGKTIKLQIWDTAGQERFRTITSSYYRGAHGIIIVYDVTDQESFNNVKQWLNEIDRYASENVNKLLVGNKCDLTANKVVSYETAKAFADEIGIPFMETSAKDATNVEQAFMAMAAAIKNRMASQPATNSARPPTVQIRGQPVNQKTSCCSS
- the LOC109708161 gene encoding GTP-binding protein YPTM2-like isoform X2, translating into MTNVNKDDSYLESYISTIGVDFKIRTVEQDGKTIKLQIWDTAGQERFRTITSSYYRGAHGIIIVYDVTDQESFNNVKQWLNEIDRYASENVNKLLVGNKCDLTANKVVSYETAKAFADEIGIPFMETSAKDATNVEQAFMAMAAAIKNRMASQPATNSARPPTVQIRGQPVNQKTSCCSS